One region of Macadamia integrifolia cultivar HAES 741 chromosome 11, SCU_Mint_v3, whole genome shotgun sequence genomic DNA includes:
- the LOC122092843 gene encoding CBL-interacting serine/threonine-protein kinase 12-like — translation MTDKKKGVQALLLGRYEIGKLLGHGTFAKVYNARNVKTGEIVAIKVLDKEKILKGGLVAHIKREISIFRRVRHPNIVQLFEVMATKAKIYFVMEYVKGGELFNKVAKGRLKEEVARKYFQQLISAVGFCHVRGVYHRDLKPENLLLDENGDLKVSDFGLSAVSDQMRQDGLFHTFCGTPAYVAPEVLARKGYDAAKVDIWSCGVILFVLMAGYLPFHDQNIMQMYKKIYKGEFRCPRWFSPELIRLLSRLLDTNPETRITIPEIMENRWFKKGFKHIKFYIDNDRLCSFQDEDVESSSEQSVSESESESETPRIPIPGLPRPASLNAFDIISFSPGFDLSGLFEERGEEARFVSGAPVPKIISKLEEIAKVVSFTVRKNDCRVSLEGSREGVKGPLTIAAEIFELTPSLRVVEVKKKGGDMEEYEDFCNRELKPVMENLLIDDSTVPPDLPSDTE, via the coding sequence ATGACGGACAAGAAGAAAGGTGTTCAGGCTCTCCTACTCGGTAGATACGAGATCGGAAAGCTTCTTGGCCATGGAACCTTTGCTAAGGTCTACAACGCGAGGAATGTCAAAACTGGAGAAATCGTTGCGATCAAAGTTCTCGATAAGGAGAAAATCCTCAAAGGAGGATTGGTTGCTCACATCAAACGCGAGATCTCGATCTTTCGCCGTGTTCGACATCCCAATATCGTACAACTCTTTGAGGTTATGGCGACGAAGGCCAAGATCTACTTTGTGATGGAGTATGTCAAGGGAGGTGAGTTATTCAATAAGGTCGCTAAAGGTCGATTGAAAGAGGAGGTTGCGAGAAAGTATTTCCAGCAACTTATCTCTGCTGTCGGATTCTGCCATGTTAGAGGTGTTTACCACCGTGATCTGAAGCCGGAAAATCTGTTGTTAGATGAAAATGGGGATCTTAAGGTCTCTGATTTTGGGCTTAGCGCTGTATCAGATCAGATGAGGCAGGACGGATTGTTCCACACCTTCTGTGGAACACCTGCTTATGTAGCCCCTGAAGTTCTAGCTCGAAAGGGGTATGATGCAGCGAAGGTGGATATTTGGTCTTGTGGAgtgattttgtttgttttaatggCTGGTTATCTTCCATTTCATGATCAGAACATTATGCAGATGTATAAGAAAATCTATAAAGGTGAGTTCCGGTGCCCTAGATGGTTCTCCCCTGAGCTCATCCGTCTCCTTTCTCGTCTCCTCGATACAAATCCAGAGACAAGAATCACTATTCCTGAAATAATGGAGAATCGGTGGTTCAAAAAAGGTTTCAAACACATTAAATTCTACATTGACAACGATCGCCTCTGCAGCTTTCAAGATGAAGATGTGGAATCGTCGTCGGAACAATCCGTATCTGAATCCGAATCAGAATCGGAAACACCCAGAATCCCCATTCCTGGGTTGCCCAGACCTGCTAGTTTGAATGCTTTTGATATCATTTCGTTCTCCCCTGGATTTGATCTATCTGGGTTGTtcgaagagagaggagaggaagcaAGATTTGTTTCTGGTGCTCCAGTGCCGAAGATTATATCAAAATTGGAGGAGATTGCTAAGGTTGTTAGCTTCACAGTACGGAAGAACGATTGTCGTGTAAGCTTAGAAGGATCAAGAGAAGGTGTTAAGGGGCCATTGACGATAGCAGCTGAGATATTTGAATTAACACCTTCATTGAGGGTTGTAGAAGTTAAGAAGAAAGGAGGGGACATGGAAGAGTATGAAGATTTCTGTAACAGAGAACTGAAGCCCGTGATGGAGAACCTTCTGATCGATGATTCTACAGTTCCTCCTGATCTCCCTTCTGATACAgagtag